One segment of bacterium DNA contains the following:
- the nrdR gene encoding transcriptional regulator NrdR, producing the protein MRCPYCAKVEDRVVDSRAVDDGHVIRRRRECRSCGRRFTTYERREDVPMLVIKKDGTRQPFSREKIIKGIVTACEKRPVSHDDIVALVTKIERDLGATYEGEIPSRAIGERVMATLQELDEVAYIRFASVYRSFRDVGEFMDELHKLMGPGEGKEAVAPRRSKKAVGK; encoded by the coding sequence ATGAGGTGCCCCTACTGCGCGAAGGTGGAGGATAGGGTAGTCGACTCGCGGGCGGTCGACGACGGCCACGTAATCAGGCGCCGCCGCGAGTGTCGGTCCTGCGGCCGCCGTTTTACGACGTACGAGCGGCGCGAAGACGTCCCCATGCTGGTTATCAAGAAGGACGGTACGCGCCAACCGTTCAGCCGCGAGAAAATAATCAAGGGTATCGTGACGGCTTGCGAGAAGAGGCCGGTGTCGCACGACGACATAGTAGCCCTCGTGACGAAAATCGAACGTGACCTCGGCGCGACGTACGAAGGAGAGATACCGAGCCGCGCGATAGGGGAACGGGTAATGGCGACCCTTCAGGAGTTGGACGAGGTCGCCTACATAAGATTCGCCTCCGTTTACAGGTCGTTCCGCGACGTCGGCGAGTTTATGGACGAACTCCACAAGTTGATGGGGCCGGGAGAAGGCAAGGAAGCCGTTGCCCCGCGGCGTTCCAAGAAGGCGGTCGGGAAGTAG
- the lptC gene encoding LPS export ABC transporter periplasmic protein LptC yields MGRREILITFCAVTVAAWATGGCRDGDEELPPPPKNLPTQVIDDFTLTETSGEDISWRLKAERADIYDYANEAKVFVVHVDFYEDGVYSSTLTAREGTIDLLRHNMEARGDVVLVSRKDGAVLKTEELNWDSDKGRIYSDAYCTLERGRSVIRGQGFKATPGLESFSTHELDADILDKEMRGLDAGRKLGAGTGEEPGGGPK; encoded by the coding sequence ATGGGAAGACGGGAAATACTAATTACTTTCTGCGCGGTGACCGTCGCGGCGTGGGCGACGGGCGGGTGCCGCGACGGCGACGAGGAGTTGCCGCCGCCGCCCAAGAACTTGCCCACGCAGGTCATCGACGACTTCACCCTCACGGAAACGAGCGGGGAGGACATCTCCTGGCGGTTGAAGGCCGAACGGGCGGATATATACGACTATGCCAACGAAGCTAAAGTATTCGTCGTACACGTGGACTTCTACGAGGACGGCGTCTATAGCTCGACGCTCACCGCCCGGGAGGGCACTATAGACCTGTTGCGCCACAATATGGAGGCGCGCGGCGACGTCGTACTGGTGTCGCGCAAGGACGGGGCCGTGTTGAAGACGGAGGAGCTCAATTGGGATTCGGACAAGGGCCGGATATACTCCGACGCGTATTGCACGCTGGAACGCGGCCGGAGCGTCATCCGCGGCCAAGGTTTCAAAGCCACGCCCGGCCTTGAGTCGTTTTCCACCCACGAGCTCGACGCCGACATTCTCGACAAGGAGATGCGCGGCTTGGACGCCGGAAGGAAACTTGGGGCCGGGACCGGCGAAGAACCGGGCGGAGGGCCGAAATGA
- a CDS encoding KpsF/GutQ family sugar-phosphate isomerase yields MAGQLMADDVKKDARRVVTIEAEAVRALADYIDDGFVGAAEAILASEGRTVLLGIGKSGIIAQKIAATLSSTGTASFFLHPAEGAHGDLGMVRPGDVAVAVSYSGESPEILSLVPALKERGATLIAMTGNPASSLAREADYVIKTAVDREACPLGLVPTASTTAALVMGDALAVCVMRKRDFGEEDFAAVHPGGTLGRRLLSKVSELGHAGDEIPKVGETASFAQAVAEISAKTFGVTAVVDEEGRLMGVITDGDVRRAYERGLATDEHNAADVMTKDPKTIEFDATGARALHVMEKYQITALFALDGERRPTAIIHIHDILGRGAATVNFD; encoded by the coding sequence ATGGCCGGACAACTGATGGCCGACGACGTGAAGAAAGACGCCCGCCGGGTCGTAACCATCGAGGCCGAGGCGGTACGCGCCTTGGCCGACTATATCGACGACGGCTTCGTGGGCGCCGCGGAAGCGATACTGGCTTCCGAAGGCCGTACGGTCTTATTGGGAATAGGGAAGTCGGGCATAATCGCACAGAAGATCGCGGCTACGCTTTCGTCCACCGGCACGGCCTCTTTTTTCCTCCACCCGGCGGAGGGGGCACACGGCGATTTGGGTATGGTCCGCCCGGGCGACGTCGCCGTCGCCGTCTCGTACAGCGGCGAAAGCCCCGAAATATTATCCCTCGTACCGGCGCTTAAGGAGAGGGGAGCGACGCTCATAGCTATGACCGGAAATCCGGCCTCGTCGCTCGCGCGCGAAGCGGATTACGTCATAAAGACGGCGGTCGACCGCGAGGCGTGTCCTTTGGGGCTCGTCCCCACCGCCAGCACCACCGCCGCCCTCGTTATGGGGGACGCGCTCGCGGTGTGCGTCATGCGGAAACGTGATTTCGGGGAGGAGGATTTCGCCGCCGTCCACCCGGGCGGCACGCTGGGCCGGCGGCTGCTCTCCAAGGTGTCGGAGCTGGGGCACGCCGGCGACGAGATACCAAAGGTTGGCGAGACCGCTTCGTTCGCCCAAGCCGTAGCGGAGATAAGCGCCAAGACCTTCGGCGTCACCGCCGTCGTGGACGAAGAAGGCCGCTTGATGGGCGTGATTACGGACGGCGACGTGCGGCGGGCGTACGAGCGCGGCCTGGCCACGGACGAGCATAACGCGGCCGACGTGATGACGAAGGACCCCAAAACCATCGAGTTCGACGCTACGGGTGCCCGGGCTCTCCACGTTATGGAGAAGTATCAGATTACGGCTCTGTTCGCGCTCGACGGGGAGCGACGGCCGACGGCTATTATCCATATTCACGACATCCTGGGGCGCGGCGCCGCGACCGTGAATTTCGACTGA
- the kdsA gene encoding 3-deoxy-8-phosphooctulonate synthase: MQAKTVKIGDVTVGGGAFALIGGPCVIETEALAVETARYAAGVCAELGIPYVYKSSYLKDNRSSHETYQGPGLEKGLAVLSRVREEVGVPVLSDVHTPAEVAAAGETLDCLQLPAYLSKQTQLTLALAAAGKPINVKKAQFFKPEQVAIPVRKIESAGNREILITERGSAFGYGDIVFDPRSLVTLRCFGYPVFFDVTHVVRLPGATSDDPEGGLRDYIFPLARAACGVGVDGLFLEFHPEPKRALCDAASMLPMARLGEVLRQCLEIHSRVKGWPDN, encoded by the coding sequence ATGCAAGCCAAGACCGTTAAAATAGGCGACGTAACCGTGGGCGGCGGCGCGTTCGCGCTCATCGGGGGCCCGTGCGTCATCGAGACCGAGGCGCTAGCCGTCGAGACGGCCCGGTACGCCGCGGGCGTTTGTGCCGAGCTGGGTATTCCGTACGTCTACAAGTCGTCGTACCTCAAGGATAATCGCTCGAGCCACGAGACGTACCAGGGCCCGGGGCTCGAAAAAGGGCTCGCCGTTCTCTCCCGCGTCCGCGAGGAGGTGGGCGTTCCGGTCCTCTCGGACGTACATACCCCCGCCGAGGTCGCCGCGGCCGGCGAAACCTTGGACTGCCTTCAACTGCCGGCTTACTTGTCGAAGCAGACGCAGCTGACGCTGGCTTTGGCCGCGGCCGGCAAACCGATAAACGTCAAAAAGGCTCAATTCTTTAAACCGGAACAAGTCGCGATACCGGTGCGGAAAATCGAATCCGCCGGTAACCGCGAAATCCTGATTACGGAGCGGGGTTCGGCTTTCGGGTACGGCGACATCGTCTTCGACCCCCGCTCGCTCGTTACGCTGCGGTGTTTCGGCTATCCCGTATTCTTCGACGTAACGCACGTAGTTCGGTTGCCCGGTGCGACCAGCGACGACCCGGAGGGGGGCTTACGCGATTACATCTTTCCGCTGGCGCGCGCGGCCTGCGGCGTCGGCGTAGACGGCCTTTTCCTCGAGTTTCACCCCGAGCCGAAGCGAGCGTTGTGCGACGCGGCGAGTATGTTACCCATGGCCCGGCTGGGCGAAGTGTTACGGCAGTGTTTAGAAATCCACTCGCGCGTGAAAGGATGGCCGGACAACTGA
- a CDS encoding M3 family metallopeptidase, protein MTEDPVRSLKEVEGELEALHAAEGEDVFSLYYEHADVDVAAHEKRRRDALLAPEVAAACEAILAGDYDASSRRRAKIVSDWVTLARAETDDVIDLKEEIQKIVINVKPTLDGEEIPRHRKTSILFKEADRDVRRRAFQSEGKLREELFERARRLYRLRNDAAQALGYEDYPSLALEGEALTLSELKDLIDKYERATRQPYEELMAEGVGRFQLDKVEPWDVHYVTDRLCAADDKYFPNEAALPSLADVVKGFGLDLEALGIALHADADIPYGGLCFAIRIPDDVRILLNLKDGMSDLRVLYHEFGHAVHRKFTAAENFSLKVGDAGFFAEAMADTWALLVDRPAWLRRFTKMPEDEIARVADAAEKSFAARVRRFMAAQSFEIDAYRNADGDLAATLDDYAERFLGYRYGDDGMWAEQYFPLLYPMYSKNYMLARVVQRAVHGYLEREYGEPLGEPKAFGFLADRFYADGALRTWKEKLAAVGMEL, encoded by the coding sequence GTGACCGAAGACCCCGTACGCAGTTTGAAAGAAGTGGAGGGGGAGCTCGAGGCGCTGCACGCGGCCGAGGGCGAAGACGTCTTCAGCCTTTATTACGAACACGCCGACGTCGACGTCGCCGCGCACGAGAAAAGGCGGCGCGACGCGTTGTTGGCCCCGGAAGTCGCGGCGGCGTGCGAGGCGATACTGGCCGGTGACTACGACGCGTCCTCCCGAAGGCGGGCCAAGATCGTTTCCGATTGGGTTACGCTGGCGCGCGCGGAAACCGACGACGTAATAGACCTAAAAGAAGAAATCCAGAAAATCGTAATAAACGTCAAGCCGACGCTGGATGGAGAGGAAATCCCGCGCCACCGAAAGACGAGTATACTTTTTAAGGAGGCCGACCGGGACGTGCGGCGGCGCGCGTTCCAATCGGAGGGTAAACTCCGGGAGGAGCTATTCGAACGGGCTCGGCGGCTTTATCGCTTGCGGAACGACGCGGCCCAAGCCTTGGGTTATGAGGATTACCCTTCCTTAGCGTTGGAGGGAGAGGCGCTTACGTTATCGGAGTTAAAGGATTTAATAGATAAATACGAGCGGGCGACGAGGCAACCGTACGAAGAACTGATGGCCGAGGGGGTAGGCCGGTTTCAACTGGATAAGGTAGAACCCTGGGACGTGCATTACGTTACGGACCGGCTCTGCGCCGCCGACGATAAATATTTCCCCAACGAAGCCGCGTTGCCCTCGTTGGCCGACGTCGTCAAAGGGTTCGGCCTGGACCTCGAGGCGCTGGGCATCGCTTTGCACGCCGACGCCGATATACCTTACGGCGGCCTTTGTTTCGCGATACGCATCCCCGACGACGTCCGCATACTCCTTAATTTAAAGGACGGCATGTCCGATTTGCGGGTCCTGTACCACGAGTTCGGCCACGCCGTCCACCGCAAGTTCACGGCCGCGGAAAATTTCTCCCTCAAAGTCGGGGACGCCGGCTTCTTCGCAGAGGCGATGGCCGACACGTGGGCGTTATTGGTGGACAGGCCGGCGTGGCTGCGCCGGTTCACGAAGATGCCCGAGGACGAAATCGCGCGCGTAGCGGATGCCGCCGAGAAGTCCTTCGCGGCTCGGGTTCGCCGTTTTATGGCGGCGCAGAGCTTCGAGATAGACGCCTACAGGAACGCCGACGGCGACCTGGCCGCGACGTTGGACGACTACGCCGAACGTTTCCTCGGTTACCGCTACGGCGACGACGGGATGTGGGCGGAACAGTACTTCCCGCTCCTTTACCCGATGTACAGCAAGAACTATATGCTCGCGAGGGTGGTCCAGCGCGCCGTCCACGGTTATCTCGAGCGCGAATACGGCGAACCGCTGGGCGAACCCAAAGCGTTCGGGTTCCTGGCAGACCGGTTTTACGCGGACGGCGCGTTACGCACGTGGAAGGAGAAACTGGCGGCCGTAGGTATGGAACTCTAG
- a CDS encoding carbohydrate-binding domain-containing protein, which produces MSLAFFYFVLRSQNHPTDAVLYALAADVKDAYPFFHWHHLLYTPLTWLLVRGARSLGYVGGEFTPIAALSATSAAAAATLFYLSLRRLGATVSGAFLAAAAAALSASWWYFAGEAEVLALVALFLAGGLYILTAARVSYKTIFALACWLGLGTLFHQIIILFIPVCALVVGWGRRGRFARLGLFLAAYGFIVIIPYVLVPALYYRVRGWGGWVKWVTHYFWWGDWGYFTRERLARGYLTMLSAVAAGPSPFDAGKTLTLGALSRNYIPAVLVFAGALGTVAAAARRLWREKRRWLVAAVVWFAFFHIFFSWWEPENAEWWIATTMPIWLLFGLAVPPRRAFHVAAGCALCALAVLNFNRLIYPATLAGKNESEEAARVIVSATEPGDAVLMSHVDVNCWIDYLSRHTRTLPTPQPFCEPPADAAEKLEASASCGFPEYTATGGNLYFTDFEWDDPTLYGRPGASDVRVVFFRMLRTGEPVTVLNFPGGERVLYRFTEYGDDIRDVRIFEAEGSSETADRAVLGQTGDVAKADVFIAKAGRYVLCVQASGAQAEGIWPVMEVAVDGVRRGTATVDAAFWRFYELECELGAGPHEVEAAFRNDYYDAASGSNRDLYVNRIVIYRREPGKINSGSKTIRRGR; this is translated from the coding sequence GTGAGCCTCGCGTTTTTTTATTTCGTTCTCAGGTCCCAGAACCACCCGACCGACGCGGTATTGTACGCGCTGGCGGCGGACGTAAAAGACGCGTACCCTTTCTTTCACTGGCATCACCTCCTCTATACGCCGCTGACGTGGTTGCTCGTGCGCGGCGCCCGTTCGCTCGGTTACGTGGGCGGCGAGTTTACGCCTATCGCCGCGCTCTCCGCGACTTCCGCCGCTGCGGCGGCTACGTTATTTTACCTCTCGCTAAGGCGCCTCGGCGCGACCGTATCCGGGGCTTTCCTCGCGGCCGCGGCGGCGGCCCTCTCCGCGTCTTGGTGGTACTTCGCCGGCGAGGCCGAGGTTTTGGCTTTGGTGGCGTTGTTTTTGGCCGGCGGGTTGTATATTTTAACCGCGGCCCGGGTGAGCTATAAAACGATTTTCGCGCTGGCGTGTTGGCTCGGCCTGGGGACCCTTTTCCACCAGATCATAATTCTTTTTATCCCGGTATGCGCGCTCGTCGTAGGGTGGGGAAGAAGGGGGCGCTTCGCCAGGCTCGGCTTATTTTTGGCGGCGTACGGCTTTATAGTTATTATCCCGTACGTGCTGGTACCGGCACTCTATTACCGCGTCCGTGGATGGGGCGGGTGGGTCAAGTGGGTAACTCATTATTTCTGGTGGGGAGATTGGGGTTATTTTACGCGCGAGCGGCTGGCGCGAGGCTACTTGACGATGCTGAGCGCGGTGGCGGCGGGACCCAGCCCTTTCGACGCCGGTAAAACGCTTACGCTTGGGGCGTTGTCGCGAAATTACATCCCGGCGGTACTAGTTTTCGCCGGTGCTTTGGGCACGGTGGCCGCGGCGGCGCGACGTTTGTGGCGCGAGAAGCGGCGGTGGTTGGTCGCCGCGGTCGTTTGGTTCGCGTTCTTCCATATTTTCTTTTCCTGGTGGGAACCCGAAAACGCGGAGTGGTGGATAGCGACGACGATGCCGATATGGCTGCTCTTCGGCCTGGCCGTTCCGCCGCGCAGGGCGTTCCACGTGGCCGCCGGTTGCGCTTTGTGCGCGTTAGCGGTTTTGAATTTCAACCGTTTAATCTACCCGGCCACGCTGGCCGGCAAAAACGAGTCGGAAGAAGCGGCGCGCGTTATCGTATCGGCTACTGAACCGGGAGACGCGGTACTGATGTCTCACGTGGACGTCAATTGTTGGATCGACTACTTGAGCCGGCATACGCGGACGTTGCCTACCCCCCAGCCGTTTTGCGAACCGCCCGCCGACGCGGCCGAGAAACTCGAGGCTTCGGCGTCGTGCGGATTCCCGGAGTATACGGCGACCGGCGGGAATTTGTATTTCACCGATTTCGAATGGGACGACCCGACGTTGTACGGACGGCCCGGCGCGAGCGATGTACGCGTCGTATTTTTCAGGATGCTCAGAACGGGGGAGCCGGTGACCGTATTAAATTTCCCGGGCGGCGAGAGAGTGCTTTACCGTTTTACCGAGTACGGCGACGATATCCGCGACGTACGAATATTCGAGGCCGAAGGCTCGAGCGAAACCGCCGACCGCGCCGTCCTCGGGCAAACCGGCGACGTCGCCAAGGCCGACGTCTTTATAGCGAAAGCGGGCCGTTACGTATTGTGCGTTCAGGCCTCCGGGGCGCAGGCCGAGGGGATTTGGCCGGTTATGGAGGTCGCCGTCGACGGCGTACGACGCGGGACGGCCACCGTCGACGCGGCGTTCTGGCGTTTCTACGAGCTGGAGTGCGAGCTGGGCGCCGGCCCTCACGAAGTGGAAGCGGCTTTTCGCAACGATTACTACGACGCGGCGTCGGGAAGCAACCGCGACCTGTACGTTAACCGTATAGTAATTTACCGCCGTGAACCCGGAAAAATCAATTCCGGCTCAAAAACGATACGTCGAGGACGCTAA
- a CDS encoding uracil-DNA glycosylase → MTAKRIVRAVAENLRALGVREVIVETDASTLLGKGAAGDTSPEEDRSREGLIRKEAGIVEKCRKCGLGSQRTHAVYGDGNEYAEIVFVGEAPGAEEDRQGLPFVGRAGQLLNRLLEQVGLKRSEVYICNLLKCRPPENRDPLPEELAACRPYLDKQIAVIKPRVIVCLGLYAAQAILNVKESMARLRGASHKIGDMTVIPTYHTAAALRFPAYKQQIYDDLCRARDLAYG, encoded by the coding sequence ATGACGGCTAAGCGAATCGTAAGAGCGGTGGCGGAGAACCTAAGGGCTTTAGGGGTGAGGGAGGTAATCGTCGAAACGGATGCGTCGACGTTGTTGGGGAAAGGCGCGGCCGGTGATACTTCTCCGGAAGAGGACCGTTCGCGGGAGGGCCTTATTCGAAAAGAGGCCGGCATAGTGGAAAAGTGTAGGAAGTGCGGTTTGGGTTCCCAGCGGACTCACGCCGTGTACGGCGACGGTAATGAATACGCCGAGATAGTGTTCGTAGGCGAGGCGCCGGGGGCGGAAGAAGACCGCCAGGGCTTGCCTTTCGTCGGGAGGGCCGGACAATTGCTGAATCGCTTGCTCGAGCAAGTCGGTTTGAAGCGGTCGGAGGTTTACATCTGCAATCTTTTAAAGTGCCGACCTCCCGAGAACCGGGACCCTCTACCGGAGGAGCTCGCGGCCTGCCGCCCCTACCTCGACAAGCAAATCGCCGTCATTAAGCCGCGGGTTATCGTATGTTTGGGTTTATACGCGGCCCAAGCGATATTGAACGTTAAGGAGTCGATGGCGCGGTTGCGCGGCGCCTCTCACAAAATCGGCGATATGACCGTCATACCGACTTACCACACGGCCGCGGCGTTGCGGTTCCCCGCATATAAACAACAGATATACGACGACCTCTGCCGCGCCCGCGACCTCGCGTACGGATAA
- the coaBC gene encoding bifunctional phosphopantothenoylcysteine decarboxylase/phosphopantothenate--cysteine ligase CoaBC: MKIILGVSASVAIYKAAELARLLIREGADVTVVMTSNAAKLVDPRLFDAVTGRPTITDLFAREHAFAHLEAAEGADAFAVVPATANVLGKLSAGIADDALTTVALAVGCGRLVAPAMNPKMWAKAEVQRNVSTLREFGYVVVPPEEGRTACGDVGVGKLADVAVVGEDILRLAHGKTALDRKKLVVTAGPTRERFDAVRILTNPSSGLMGYEIARRAARRGAVVTLLSGARDDRAALGSTVKVIRVESAAELYEATAAAFEDADALVMAAAVSDYRFDESHDHKVKKTRDKINVTLTPTVDIISELAVNKGDRLIVGFAAETDNIVQNAKDKLLKKKVDLVVANVVGRAGVGFGSENAEAAIISADGVEDIGEISKAELAEKILDELERLWGVP; the protein is encoded by the coding sequence ATGAAGATAATTTTAGGCGTATCGGCGAGCGTGGCTATCTATAAGGCGGCCGAACTGGCGCGCCTACTTATCCGCGAGGGGGCCGACGTAACGGTCGTGATGACGTCGAACGCCGCTAAACTCGTCGACCCGCGTCTCTTCGACGCCGTAACCGGCCGCCCCACGATAACGGACTTGTTCGCCCGCGAACACGCGTTCGCCCACCTGGAAGCCGCCGAGGGGGCGGACGCTTTCGCGGTCGTGCCCGCTACCGCCAACGTGCTCGGAAAACTCAGCGCCGGCATCGCGGACGACGCTCTCACTACGGTGGCGCTCGCGGTCGGTTGCGGCCGCCTGGTCGCTCCCGCGATGAACCCGAAGATGTGGGCCAAGGCCGAGGTTCAGCGTAACGTCTCGACGCTGCGCGAATTCGGCTACGTCGTCGTCCCGCCGGAAGAGGGACGGACGGCATGCGGCGACGTCGGCGTAGGGAAGTTGGCGGACGTAGCCGTAGTAGGCGAGGATATCCTCCGGTTGGCCCACGGTAAAACCGCGCTGGACCGTAAAAAACTCGTCGTAACGGCGGGCCCGACGCGGGAGCGGTTCGACGCGGTCCGGATACTCACCAACCCCTCGAGCGGCCTGATGGGGTACGAAATCGCGCGGCGCGCGGCGCGGCGAGGCGCGGTCGTTACGTTGCTCTCGGGCGCCCGCGACGACCGGGCCGCGCTTGGGAGCACGGTTAAAGTAATCAGAGTGGAATCGGCGGCCGAATTGTACGAGGCGACCGCGGCGGCGTTCGAAGACGCGGACGCGCTGGTAATGGCCGCCGCCGTATCCGATTACCGGTTCGACGAATCCCATGACCATAAAGTTAAGAAAACCAGGGATAAAATTAATGTTACTTTAACCCCTACCGTAGATATAATTTCGGAACTAGCTGTAAATAAGGGTGATAGGTTGATAGTAGGGTTCGCCGCCGAAACGGATAATATAGTTCAGAACGCTAAGGATAAGCTGTTGAAAAAGAAGGTCGACTTGGTCGTCGCGAACGTCGTAGGCCGTGCCGGCGTTGGTTTCGGCTCGGAGAACGCGGAAGCGGCGATTATATCGGCCGATGGGGTAGAAGACATAGGCGAAATTTCGAAAGCGGAGCTCGCGGAAAAAATCCTCGACGAGCTTGAGCGTTTGTGGGGAGTACCTTAA
- the gmk gene encoding guanylate kinase produces MGIKGAADIFTLIRKKRPGCLFVFTGPSGTGKSTICRAVLKDVSGISFSVSHTTRQPRPDEVDGRDYYFVSEKDFESLVKEGRFVEYAAVHGYRYGTSRDQLEEKLGRGDALLDVDVQGASQIRARYPSAPSVFILPPSLDELRARLVARGQNDPADIERRISQAELEVREAVDFDYFVVNDSLEDAVAAAKSIIEAERHSLSRRLGVR; encoded by the coding sequence TTGGGAATAAAGGGCGCAGCGGATATATTTACGTTGATAAGAAAAAAGAGGCCGGGTTGCCTGTTCGTGTTCACGGGGCCGTCCGGCACCGGCAAATCCACGATCTGCCGCGCCGTTTTAAAGGACGTTTCCGGTATAAGTTTTTCCGTTTCCCACACGACGAGGCAACCCCGCCCCGACGAGGTCGACGGCCGCGATTATTATTTCGTTTCGGAAAAGGATTTCGAATCGTTAGTAAAAGAGGGCCGTTTCGTCGAGTACGCCGCGGTGCACGGTTATCGGTACGGCACGTCCCGCGACCAGCTGGAAGAAAAACTGGGCCGCGGCGACGCCCTACTCGACGTCGACGTCCAAGGGGCAAGTCAAATTAGGGCCCGTTATCCCTCCGCGCCGTCGGTTTTTATCCTGCCTCCTTCGTTGGACGAGTTGCGGGCCCGTCTAGTGGCTCGGGGGCAAAACGACCCGGCGGACATCGAACGCCGTATCTCCCAGGCGGAGCTCGAGGTCCGGGAAGCGGTCGATTTCGATTATTTCGTCGTAAACGACAGCCTGGAAGACGCGGTCGCCGCGGCGAAGAGCATAATCGAGGCCGAACGTCATAGTTTAAGTAGGAGGCTCGGCGTCCGATGA
- a CDS encoding Sua5/YciO/YrdC/YwlC family protein — MAEIVKLDKVGVAGGVGLVAAAINAGYLVILPADTVYSLTAAVFRPQDIPKIRDGNEVTPWREPVGKLYALKGRPGRQPSIILAPDWQYARLLARQNLDRIEEFCRRVSNPVSAVVNAKWDWRPPFTNARGGVALRVPKGGFIKIILKFCKFAFSVSANYARGEEPYLLGQVPATILKRSTLALDAGYSPLRKPSFIVDFTVDPPRPLRGGKELEEALLQFWE; from the coding sequence ATGGCCGAAATCGTTAAATTGGATAAGGTGGGGGTAGCCGGTGGCGTGGGCCTCGTGGCCGCGGCGATAAACGCCGGGTACCTGGTAATATTGCCCGCCGATACCGTATACAGCTTGACGGCCGCGGTTTTTCGCCCCCAAGATATTCCAAAAATAAGAGACGGAAACGAAGTCACGCCGTGGCGCGAGCCGGTGGGGAAGTTATACGCGCTCAAGGGCCGGCCGGGACGCCAGCCGTCCATCATCTTGGCGCCCGACTGGCAATATGCCCGTTTGCTGGCGCGGCAGAATTTGGACCGTATCGAGGAGTTCTGCCGTCGCGTCTCCAACCCGGTTTCGGCGGTCGTCAACGCCAAATGGGATTGGCGGCCGCCGTTTACCAACGCCCGCGGCGGCGTCGCGCTCCGCGTCCCCAAAGGCGGCTTCATTAAAATCATCCTCAAATTCTGTAAGTTCGCTTTTTCGGTGAGCGCGAATTACGCGCGGGGGGAGGAGCCCTATCTCCTGGGGCAAGTTCCGGCGACGATATTGAAACGGTCGACCCTCGCGTTAGACGCCGGGTATTCGCCGTTGCGGAAGCCGTCCTTTATAGTGGATTTTACGGTCGACCCGCCCAGGCCGCTGAGGGGAGGAAAGGAGCTCGAGGAGGCTTTGCTACAGTTTTGGGAATAA
- the purE gene encoding 5-(carboxyamino)imidazole ribonucleotide mutase, with the protein MGKTSPVGILVGSDSDLDVMKSAAATLEELGVGYELRVASAHRTPARVRAYAEEAAGRGVKVIICGAGMAAHLGGAVAALTELPVIGVPMPGGVADGLDALLSTVQMPAGVPVATVAVGKAGAVNAALLAARILALQDAQLAVRLREYREKMATALEGQDGAG; encoded by the coding sequence ATGGGCAAGACGTCTCCAGTCGGTATCTTGGTGGGAAGCGATTCCGACCTCGACGTAATGAAGAGCGCCGCGGCGACGCTCGAGGAATTGGGCGTCGGTTACGAGTTACGCGTCGCCTCGGCGCACCGGACGCCGGCCCGGGTAAGGGCGTACGCCGAAGAGGCCGCGGGTCGCGGCGTTAAGGTTATTATTTGCGGGGCCGGGATGGCCGCTCATTTGGGCGGCGCGGTTGCCGCGTTGACGGAGTTGCCCGTAATCGGCGTGCCGATGCCGGGCGGCGTCGCCGACGGCCTCGACGCGCTGCTCTCGACGGTGCAGATGCCGGCCGGGGTCCCGGTCGCGACCGTTGCCGTCGGGAAAGCGGGGGCGGTCAACGCCGCGCTGTTGGCCGCTCGCATCCTCGCCCTCCAGGACGCGCAGCTCGCGGTCCGGCTTCGTGAATATCGCGAGAAAATGGCAACCGCGCTCGAGGGGCAGGACGGCGCGGGTTAA